Below is a window of Yersinia kristensenii DNA.
GCCGAGCAGCTTGTCTTTATCAATGATAACAATAACGTGGTTGTTGCAGTTGGAGCAATTAAACATCCAAATGCAGGATATAAATCAAGCGTTTTTGAAAAGTCTGGCACTTCTGAGCAAGGAGGGTATGAATTTGAGGCGGGCTGGTTGTATGTTGCAAACGCAGCAAGAGGTAAAGGTTATGGGCGCATTCTGATGGAGTCAATTTGTCAACTGTTGTCTGACAAGCCATGCTTTGCTACCACTCGTGAAAATAATACCGCGATGCAATATTTGTTTAACCAATTTGGTTTTTCGAAACTTGGTAATTCTTACAAAAGTAGGAAAGGGAATTATTCTCTTACTCTTTATGTAAAGGAATAGTTAAGCCAAGAAAAGCAATAACTTTTCTTATCTACTTATCCTTCACTACAAATCGAAATCACCCCATATCTGTAGACATCTTTAGATGCCCTGACCGTGAGCGGAACGCCCCAACGTCCGCTCGATGCCGCCCTAAATCATGTGGGAGGGAGCTCAGTGCCAATATTTTATTAATAGGTTGAGGTAGCGGTTAACGAAGAAGAGTAGTAACCAGCAATCACTGATAATTTTAACAGAGCACGAGCTAGGCTTAAGAAGATTTGAACCACGGATTACCTTTCTGCCAGGCATCAATATTGATTACTTTTACCTCAAAGGGAGCGCAGCTGACAATTTCGATCGCACTTGGATCAAAGATCGCGATGTTATAGCCCAACTGCTTATCATCGTCTCCGAAGTGACTCTTATATGCAATTGCATCATATCCAACGCTACGAAACAGTTCAGCCAGTATCTGAGTCGGCGCATAATCGGCGCGGTCATCCGACTGTGTGACAGGAGTTGAAAATGCATTATCTATCTCAATCCAGACAGCTTTCTCTTTCTCCTGTGCTGTTGGCTCCCGTCCGCCCAGCACGTGCCTTAAGATAGGCCCAGAAAGTGATGACTGACCATGTCCTAGTGAAAGATCAAGAGTCCGCAATGGACGCGAGAGCTTGCACACAGCAACCGACACATCAGCACCAATCCAAGGCCGCACCTCGGAAATCGCAGTCTTCACTGTTGTACCTACATATAGCACCGGGATACCCGAGGAATTTGCACGTCCTTCGATGGCTCGGTCAGTAAGAGGCTTCATACGTGAAGCTCCGAAACCCCATATATCCTCGCCAATCCAGTTACCGTCACTATCGGTCCGGTCGCACAGATCTATCCCAAGCTGAGCACGATAGAACACATGCCCTTCTTTCAGCTCACCGTCACGCCCCTTAATCGTCGCAAGAACCGTATCAAGGAATGTTCTCTGTTCTTCACTTAAGATGTAACGATTGACCGTGCTAACGTAGCGTGCGAATCGAGAATAACTGTCCCAGTACGGAAACTCAGGTCTATCGCTCAAATCCTTCTCATATATAGTCATCTGCAAGCCCGCTACTGAATAAAGCCTCAGCATCTTGAGCGGCAGCAATTGAGTCTTGCACTTCCTGCCTCTTCAAGTTGAGGACACGTAATTTTCCGTTGTTTTTCACCTGAGCAATGGACTCAATCCGTCTATATACGTTGGGATGGCTTGCGGCGTACAGCGCCAAACCTTGTAACTTAGCAAGCGCATCACTCAAGTGCAGTCCATGCGGGTCAACCAGGTCTACAACGAGAGAGCCATCTTGTTCGGAAAAAAACAGGAAATCAGGGCGAACAATCCCATATTGCCCGGCTTTTTCGTAGGCAATACCAAGCGAAGATTGTCCTGGCTGCTGCGGGTTACGATACCAGTAACAGAATTCAGCTCTTCCGGACTCAGTCTCAACAACCGTTCGCTCCCATTCATTCAGCTCAGCCGGGTATTTTCTATCGAGCCCACACAACAAGTGGTTATCCCAAACAGGCAGCACTTTCACATTTCCATTTTCGTTCGCCTTAGTCGCCTCATAACGGGCCTCAGGCTTCAGCAATCCAACATCCTGTGGCTCTGTACTCATTTCGATGATCTGTCGATAGGATTCCCTACGATCATCGCTTAGCGTCTTGATCTGTTGGTCATATTTTGACAGCCAATTCCTCGCAAGCTTTTCGGCCTCGGTATCGAAATAAGCCTGTACTTCCATCACCAGTCCCAAACCAGCAACTGTTACACGTCCTTCAATAATTGCTTCTAGAAATGCTTCTGGATCATTTTTGCGATCGGCTACCTGACTAGCCAAATGATCAACATACGAATGGGCAATAGCTGGGCTAAAGATACGTGCAGCTCGGCGGTATGCATCATCGATCACAGCCACATCAGCATCTTCCCAGAATTGTTCCAGGCTACGCCCCTGCCCTAGCATATCTGCCTTCACTGTCTTGCCATCTACAACCAATACAGACTTCCGCTTGATCTTAATTTTGTCCTCATTTTCGTACTGAAACTTATCCAGAATGGCATGCATTGCGGCATGAGCAAGCGTTCCTGCACCGGATAAAATATCGTCGGACGCCAATTCATGAGCCAACGCCGTCAACCTGACCGCTGACTTAGCACCACGCTGGGGGCGCGTTTGCGACGGTAAAATTTCAAATGCATCCCACACGGTAGATGAAACAGCAGGATTCGGCAGCACTTCAATGTAATCTGTCAAGACGCGCCCTGGCGTTGCCGCTTCGCTACCGGTCGTCAATTCATCAACTACCTGCTCCACAGCCTTACGATTGAACTTTGGCAATAGACAATCTACCGCGTTCAAACGATCATTACCTGGGATACGACGAGCAAGAGGCGAACGTACAAGACGCCCCAATAACTGTGTGATATGAGTCTTGTCGCTGGCTGCGCGGAAAGAAATCATAACCTCGGCACGTGGACAGTCCCACCCAGTACTTATAGCGTCCTTAGCAATTAATACCCGCACCCACGTTGATTCTTCAACCCGTTGCGGCTCTATGTAGGGCACGTCGCGGTTACCAAATCGCTGTGTGGTATGCTCCCCGAAAACATGTGCCACACTGGCAGGAGACAGCTCGGGATAACGCTCAAAGATAGTATCCAATGCCCTCCCGATCTCATCTGGGTCAGGTGTATTCGGTACTTGCAAGACCATCAAAGGAACAACAATATACGCTTCCTGCTGTTGCTTGGAGTATGTGCTCCAGGCAAGGCTGGACTCCTTCAATTTATCGGTCGCACGACGCACCAGTACGGTATCGAAATCGCCAATATTGTCAGGGATATCAAGCAAGATGGTATCTTTGATAAGTCCAGACTCCTGTACTTTCGCCGCATCTACTTCCACATTGGGCAGCTTAATATGCTTTCCAGCCGACTCAATCGCCTTGTTGAACCGCTCCACTGTAGCTGAAATACCCCATACCGCTGGAATACCGGGTACGCTACCTACACCATTGATAAGCCGTTGGACGATAGTACTTTTGGCATTCTGGCTGGCAGTAGTCTGCGCGCCCATACCACGATGCGCCTCATCCAGTACCAAGTAGAGCGTTAAATCTGGGTCTTCAATAGTATTCTGGATTGTGTCCCAAATCGTGTATGCCCGCAGGTCAGGTCGCATTTCAGGGAACGTCTCATCTAACTTGGCAGCCATTTCTGCAGGGTCATGACCTCGAACCAACAAGCTGTTCTTACTCAACTTCTGGGTGTTGAGAAAATAGATTTTCCCCGGCTGAAACTTAGGCCTATTGAATGTATTTTCAACTACCACGAGAT
It encodes the following:
- a CDS encoding GNAT family N-acetyltransferase codes for the protein MEKIVKSPKSCSVVEIASFEALVIEGGEVELAGLRERILRAEQLVFINDNNNVVVAVGAIKHPNAGYKSSVFEKSGTSEQGGYEFEAGWLYVANAARGKGYGRILMESICQLLSDKPCFATTRENNTAMQYLFNQFGFSKLGNSYKSRKGNYSLTLYVKE
- a CDS encoding RES family NAD+ phosphorylase codes for the protein MTIYEKDLSDRPEFPYWDSYSRFARYVSTVNRYILSEEQRTFLDTVLATIKGRDGELKEGHVFYRAQLGIDLCDRTDSDGNWIGEDIWGFGASRMKPLTDRAIEGRANSSGIPVLYVGTTVKTAISEVRPWIGADVSVAVCKLSRPLRTLDLSLGHGQSSLSGPILRHVLGGREPTAQEKEKAVWIEIDNAFSTPVTQSDDRADYAPTQILAELFRSVGYDAIAYKSHFGDDDKQLGYNIAIFDPSAIEIVSCAPFEVKVINIDAWQKGNPWFKSS
- a CDS encoding DEAD/DEAH box helicase; its protein translation is MKFTLKDYQRDAVRESLNNLGKARRLWHSEFDRTAFSLTAVTGAGKTVMAAATFEALFHGDDEFSFDADPGAVVIWFSDDPSLNEQTRFRFIEASDRINYTDLVVVENTFNRPKFQPGKIYFLNTQKLSKNSLLVRGHDPAEMAAKLDETFPEMRPDLRAYTIWDTIQNTIEDPDLTLYLVLDEAHRGMGAQTTASQNAKSTIVQRLINGVGSVPGIPAVWGISATVERFNKAIESAGKHIKLPNVEVDAAKVQESGLIKDTILLDIPDNIGDFDTVLVRRATDKLKESSLAWSTYSKQQQEAYIVVPLMVLQVPNTPDPDEIGRALDTIFERYPELSPASVAHVFGEHTTQRFGNRDVPYIEPQRVEESTWVRVLIAKDAISTGWDCPRAEVMISFRAASDKTHITQLLGRLVRSPLARRIPGNDRLNAVDCLLPKFNRKAVEQVVDELTTGSEAATPGRVLTDYIEVLPNPAVSSTVWDAFEILPSQTRPQRGAKSAVRLTALAHELASDDILSGAGTLAHAAMHAILDKFQYENEDKIKIKRKSVLVVDGKTVKADMLGQGRSLEQFWEDADVAVIDDAYRRAARIFSPAIAHSYVDHLASQVADRKNDPEAFLEAIIEGRVTVAGLGLVMEVQAYFDTEAEKLARNWLSKYDQQIKTLSDDRRESYRQIIEMSTEPQDVGLLKPEARYEATKANENGNVKVLPVWDNHLLCGLDRKYPAELNEWERTVVETESGRAEFCYWYRNPQQPGQSSLGIAYEKAGQYGIVRPDFLFFSEQDGSLVVDLVDPHGLHLSDALAKLQGLALYAASHPNVYRRIESIAQVKNNGKLRVLNLKRQEVQDSIAAAQDAEALFSSGLADDYI